From Xenopus laevis strain J_2021 chromosome 7L, Xenopus_laevis_v10.1, whole genome shotgun sequence, one genomic window encodes:
- the LOC121395423 gene encoding uncharacterized protein LOC121395423, producing the protein MNPDKSMDISQQTYETRSHVSGSRYSGHSSRSSASSAGLRARAKAEAARAALSYVEKEADMIRQKAELEANMHILQIQKAAVSASAEAAVYETAFGLEGDQLHDVPEVAIHDPVQRTQEYVQKHTLDQVKTEYPSIEPISSTVPQFHNSTYKQPVPDTSEAPPAAHDDSKNVPASKVRVQENMDYANPQYPSSDPGYHTPSVRNVPLGSSESNDLAKYLIRRELVSTGLLTFDDRPENYWAWKTSFQGITRDLNLTAREELDLLTKWLGPDSSRQAQRIRSVHVHNPSAGVRMVWQRLEDCYGSPEVIENALMKKLDDFPKMSNKDNLKLRELGDILLEVNAAKTEGYLPGLAYLDTTRGVKSIIEKLPYSLQDKWISQGSRYKEVNHVPFPPFSFFTNFIVNQAKIRNDPSFIFSTYSNQMPAHTEKTGAKYGNRPSVSVRRTEVLATDSAVQITNSEKKSLDPDSPCPIHRKPHPLSKCRGFRSKHIDERKAYLKENNICFKCCASTKHFAKDCKANIKCSECKSDQHISALHPGPAPWTSETIVTVKEHGGEDNEPISSTVVSKCTEVCAEGTRPRSCSKICLVTVYPSNKPDCSVNMYAVLDDQSNRSLAKSEFFTVFNISGEAFSYTLKTCSGTMVKTGRRVSNFTIQSIDGKSQLELPTLIECDMLPDDRSEIPTPEITQHFPHLESLADKIPALDPNAQILLLLGRDILRVHKVREQVNGPHNAPYAQRLDLGWVIVGEVCLGGTHPSMGVNSFKTNVLPSGRTSLFSPCSSFMQIKENFNACKRPFNPALCYVKTATHSMDSLDHNVFVTTPNDEKPATSIEDNMFLDIVEKEMFIDETNHWVAPLPFRSPRLRLPNNREQAQKRLLALQHSFRKKPEMKEHFVTFMRKIFSQDQAEPAPPLQPDEESWYLPIFGVYHPQKPGQIRVVFDSSSQYQGISLNDVLLSGPDLNNTLLGVLMRFRKEQVAVTTDVQQMFYCFMVREDHRNYLRFLWYQDNDLSQEISEFRMKVHVFGNSPSPAIATYGLRQIAKRGESEYGKDVKQFILRNFYVDDGLISVPTEAEAISLLQRARDMLAESNLKLHKVASNRSAVMEAFPADDRAKELKDLVLGVDPLPLQRSLGVSWNLQTDSFTFQVSREVKPFTRRGILATVNSLYDPLGFATPITVQGKALVRELSVDQCDWDTPLSPDKETQWRTWTEDLIHLEGFSIPRPYVPVSFTATRRKEVCVFSDASTMAIAAVAYLKVTDSDGQCHVGFIMGKSKLAPKPAHTVPRLELCAAVLSVELAEQIVEEMDFEPDAVEYYTDSKIVLGYIHNTSRRFYVYVSNRINRIRKSTSPDQWHYVTTIQNPADHGTRPIQATHLKHTNWFSGPDFLYYSVTSHQPEANTFDLVEPGSDCEIRPEVTALATEVHERQLDSRRFLRFSNWKSLVRGITTLIHISKSFSCNKQKDSCKGWHCCRKLCHPLDYLQAETVIVKCVQQEVFSEEIKSLSRTKKVTDQSLIKCLNPIIDKEGLLRVGGRLSNSDMAESEKHPLIIPASHHIATLLVKHYHEKVAHQGRHFTEGALRSAGLWITRARKLVSSIVHKCVICRMLRGKVQEQKMSDLPPDRLVVAPPFSHVGLDVFGPWNMMYRYTRGHSAQSKRWAVMFTCLSTRAVHLEVLESMSSSSFINALRRFLSIRGPVKQFRSDNGTNFVGACKELQINSEDSEIQNYLFEQRCTWTFNAPHSSHMGGVWERMIGIARRILDSMLAQGKNVRLSHEVLITLLAEVTAIMNARPLVNISMDPEKPEVLTPGMLLTQKACPISAPPGEFTLKDLYKCQWKQVQNLADTFWKRWKQEYLSSLQTRRKWKEEKPNVQEGHVVLLKDPQAKRNEWPMGLIVKAIPSGDGKVRKVEVKVINHGVAKVYLRPVSDLIVLFHSKKLSD; encoded by the coding sequence TCAAAAAATGTTCCAGCTTCAAAGGTGCGCGTTCAAGAAAACATGGACTATGCTAATCCTCAGTATCCATCAAGTGACCCGGGTTATCATACTCCCTCTGTGAGAAATGTCCCCTTAGGATCATCAGAGTCAAATGATCTAGCGAAATACCTAATTCGTCGAGAATTAGTAAGCACAGGCCTCTTAACATTTGACGATCGTCCAGAGAACTATTGGGCATGGAAGACATCATTCCAAGGTATCACCAGAGATCTCAACCTCACAGCCAGAGAAGAGCTAGATTTGCTGACAAAGTGGCTTGGGCCAGATTCATCTCGGCAGGCTCAAAGAATCAGGTCGGTGCACGTTCATAACCCTTCAGCTGGGGTTAGGATGGTGTGGCAGAGACTAGAAGACTGTTACGGCAGCCCTGAAGTAATTGAAAATGCCCTAATGAAAAAACTGGACGATTTCCCTAAAATGTCTAACAAAGACAATCTAAAGTTGAGAGAACTTGGCGACATATTGTTGGAGGTGAATGCAGCTAAAACAGAAGGCTACTTACCAGGACTGGCATACCTAGATACAACTCGTGGGGTTAAATCGATCATTGAAAAGCTTCCATATAGTCTGCAAGATAAGTGGATTTCTCAAGGTTCTAGGTACAAAGAAGTTAATCACGTTCCCTTCCCACCATTCAGTTTCTTCACCAACTTTATTGTCAACCAAGCAAAAATCAGAAACGACCCAAGCTTCATATTCTCAACGTACAGCAACCAGATGCCAGCACACACAGAGAAGACAGGAGCTAAGTATGGTAACAGACCTTCCGTGTCGGTCAGAAGGACAGAGGTGTTAGCCACGGATTCAGCTGTGCAGATTACTAACTCTGAAAAGAAATCTTTGGACCCAGATAGTCCATGCCCGATCCATAGAAAACCTCACCCACTGTCAAAGTGCCGTGGATTCAGGAGCAAGCATATCGACGAACGTAAAgcttatttgaaagaaaataatatcTGCTTTAAATGTTGTGCATCCACCAAACATTTTGCTAAAGACTGCAAGGCCAATATAAAATGTAGTGAGTGCAAAAGTGACCAGCATATCTCAGCACTGCACCCGGGCCCAGCTCCTTGGACATCAGAGACTATTGTAACCGTCAAAGAGCATGGCGGGGAGGACAATGAACCTATTTCATCCACAGTTGTATCCAAATGTACAGAGGTATGTGCAGAAGGGACAAGGCCCAGATCCTGCTCCAAGATTTGTTTAGTAACTGTATATCCCTCTAACAAACCTGACTGTTCTGTAAACATGTATGCAGTATTAGATGATCAAAGTAACCGTTCATTAGCTAAATCTGAATTCTTTACTGTGTTTAACATTAGTGGTGAAGCATTTTCCTACACTCTAAAAACGTGCTCAGGTACTATGGTGAAAACAGGGCGTAGGGTATCTAATTTTACTATTCAGTCTATAGACGGGAAATCACAGTTAGAACTTCCCACTCTCATCGAGTGTGACATGTTACCTGATgacaggtcagaaataccaacaccTGAGATTACACAGCATTTTCCTCATTTGGAATCATTAGCAGACAAAATTCCTGCACTTGACCCTAATGCTCAAATACTCCTCTTGTTAGGAAGGGATATCCTGAGGGTTCACAAAGTACGTGAACAAGTCAATGGACCCCATAACGCCCCCTATGCACAGCGTTTAGATTTGGGTTGGGTCATAGTTGGAGAAGTATGTTTAGGAGGAACTCATCCATCAATGGGTGTGAACTCATTCAAGACAAATGTACTACCTAGTGGACGCACTTCGCTATTCAGCCCATGCTCTAgctttatgcaaataaaagaaaactttaatgCTTGCAAACGGCCTTTCAACCCCGCTCTATGCTATGTGAAAACGGCAACTCACAGCATGGACAGTTTAGACCATAATGTGTTTGTTACAACTCCAAATGATGAAAAACCTGCTACGTCAATTGAAGATAACATGTTCCTTGACATAGTTGAAAAAGAGATGTTTATCGATGAAACGAATCATTGGGTAGCACCCCTACCATTTCGTTCACCACGTCTTAGATTGCCAAACAATAGAGAGCAAGCTCAGAAGagacttcttgctttgcagcattcattcagaaaaaaacctgaaatgaaAGAGCATTTTGTTACTTTTATGCGAAAGATCTTTAGCCAGGACCAAGCAGAGCCCGCTCCACCGTTGCAACCAGATGAGGAAAGTTGGTACTTACCCATCTTCGGTGTCTATCACCCTCAAAAACCAGGGCAGATCAGAGTGGTTTTTGATTCAAGTTCTCAGTATCAAGGTATCTCACTGAATGACGTACTTCTTAGCGGACCTGATTTGAATAATACATTGTTGGGTGTACTCATGCGCTTCCGCAAAGAACAAGTTGCAGTGACTACTGATGTAcagcaaatgttttattgtttcatgGTTAGGGAAGACCACCGCAACTACCTGAGGTTCCTTTGGTACCAAGACAATGACCTTAGCCAGGAAATTTCAGAGTTCAGAATGAAAGTACATGTCTTTGGGAATAGTCCTTCTCCAGCCATAGCCACTTACGGACTCAGACAAATAGCGAAGCGTGGAGAAAGTGAATATGGCAAAGACGTAAAACAGTTTATCTTAAGAAATTTCTATGTAGATGACGGACTTATTTCTGTGCCTACTGAAGCTGAAGCAATCAGTCTCTTGCAGAGGGCCAGAGACATGCTGGCAGAATCAAATCTCAAACTGCACAAGGTAGCATCAAATAGAAGTGCGGTAATGGAAGCATTTCCTGCAGATGACAGGGCTAAAGAGTTAAAAGACCTTGTTCTAGGTGTTGATCCTTTGCCCCTTCAACGAAGTCTAGGAGTAAGTTGGAACCTACAGACTGACAGTTTCACCTTTCAAGTGTCCAGGGAAGTAAAGCCATTCACACGGAGAGGTATCTTGGCCACAGTGAATAGTCTTTATGATCCACTTGGTTTTGCGACTCCGATCACTGTACAAGGTAAAGCTTTAGTTAGAGAGCTTTCAGTAGATCAATGTGATTGGGATACCCCACTCTCTCCAGACAAAGAGACTCAATGGAGAACGTGGACAGAAGATTTGATTCATCTTGAAGGTTTCAGCATTCCCAGACCCTATGTGCCAGTGTCATTTACAGCTACAAGGCGAAAGGAGGTATGTGTTTTTTCTGACGCTTCTACTATGGCAATAGCAGCTGTAGCATATCTCAAGGTTACAGACAGCGATGGTCAATGTCATGTTGGCTTTATTATGGGAAAATCCAAACTAGCTCCTAAACCAGCCCATACAGTGCCACGTTTAGAGCTATGTGCGGCAGTTTTGTCAGTTGAGTTAGCAGAACAGATTGTTGAAGAAATGGACTTTGAACCTGACGCAGTTGAATATTATACTGACAGTAAAATTGTACTAGGTTATATTCATAATACTTCCAGAAGATTTTATGTGTATGTTTCAAACAGAATCAATCGCATCAGAAAATCCACTAGTCCAGATCAGTGGCATTATGTTACCACTATTCAAAATCCAGCAGATCACGGGACTAGACCAATTCAAGCAACCCACTTGAAACATACTAACTGGTTTTCAGGTCCAGATTTCTTGTATTATTCAGTCACAAGTCATCAACCTGAAGCCAATACGTTTGACCTCGTAGAACCTGGTTCTGACTGTGAGATCAGACCCGAAGTGACAGCCTTAGCAACTGAGGTACATGAACGTCAGTTAGACTCACGTAGATTTCTCAGATTTTCAAATTGGAAATCTCTTGTGAGAGGTATAACTACACTTATTCACATCAGCAAGTCATTTTCTTGCAACAAACAGAAAGATTCATGTAAGGGCTGGCATTGCTGTAGAAAGTTATGCCATCCCTTAGATTACTTGCAAGCAGAGACTGTCATTGTCAAATGTGTCCAACAAGAGGTGTTTTCAGAAGAGATTAAGTCTTTGTCAAGGACGAAGAAAGTCACAGATCAAAGCCTGATCAAATGTCTGAATCCTATAATTGACAAAGAGGGACTACTCAGAGTAGGAGGGCGTTTGTCTAATTCAGACATGGCCGAGAGTGAGAAACACCCCCTCATAATTCCAGCCAGCCATCATATAGCCACCCTCTTAGTCAAACATTACCATGAGAAGGTAGCACATCAAGGTCGTCATTTTACTGAGGGTGCATTACGTTCGGCAGGCCTATGGATCACAAGAGCTAGAAAACTAGTCTCCAGTATTGTTCATAAATGTGTTATCTGCAGGATGTTGAGAGGAAAGGTGCAGGAACAGAAAATGTCAGATCTCCCACCAGACAGGCTCGTTGTAGCCCCTCCATTCTCACATGTTGGGCTTGATGTCTTCGGGCCTTGGAACATGATGTATCGCTATACTAGAGGACATTCTGCTCAGAGCAAAAGATGGGCTGTAATGTTCACTTGTTTAAGTACCAGAGCAGTTCATTTAGAAGTGCTTGAATCCATGTCATCTTCAAGCTTTATTAATGCTTTAAGAAGATTTTTGTCTATCCGTGGACCAGTCAAGCAATTCCGATCAGATAATGGAACAAACTTTGTAGGAGCTTGCAAGGAACTGCAAATTAACTCAGAAGATTCTGAGATCCAAAATTACCTTTTTGAACAGAGATGCACTTGGACCTTCAATGCTCCTCACTCATCTCATATGGGAGGAGTGTGGGAGAGGATGATTGGCATAGCCAGACGTATTTTAGACTCGATGTTGGCACAAGGCAAAAATGTTAGACTGTCACATGAAGTGCTGATTACTTTGTTAGCTGAGGTTACGGCCATAATGAATGCTAGACCATTAGTTAACATTTCAATGGACCCTGAGAAACCTGAAGTTCTTACACCAGGAATGCTTTTGACTCAGAAAGCTTGTCCTATATCAGCACCACCTGGTGAGTTCACTTTGAAAGATCTTTACAAGTGTCAGTGGAAGCAAGTTCAGAACCTTGCTGATACTTTCTGGAAACGTTGGAAGCAAGAGTATTTGTCATCACTTCAAACAAGAAGGAAGTGGAAAGAGGAGAAACCAAATGTTCAAGAAGGACATGTTGTCTTGTTGAAAGACCCTCAAGCTAAACGCAATGAATGGCCAATGGGTCTTATTGTAAAAGCCATTCCCAGTGGTGATGGGAAAGTTCGCAAAGTGGAGGTTAAAGTCATTAACCACGGAGTTGCTAAAGTATATCTCCGACCTGTTTCAGATTTGATTGTCCTTTTTCATAGTAAAAAGTTATCGGATTGA